The following are encoded in a window of Vidua chalybeata isolate OUT-0048 chromosome 23, bVidCha1 merged haplotype, whole genome shotgun sequence genomic DNA:
- the LOC128799294 gene encoding beta-galactosidase-1-like protein 2 isoform X2: MWPCGGRRQRRLGGVALLLVVLWLLLRRYYPCLLPVVSEPCENAVLLRFNWSELTPLGLWGRTLGLQTENSQFLLEGMPFRIFGGSMHYFRVPREYWEDRMLKMRACGLNTLTTYVPWNLHEKERGKFDFSKNLDLRAFLSLAAKNGLWVILRPGPYICSEWDLGGLPSWLLQDPEMQLRTTYKGFTEAVDAYFDRLMSVVVPLQYKKGGPIIAVQVENEYGSYAKDPNYMTYVKMALLNRGIVELLMTSDNKNGLSFGLVEGALATVNFQKLEPGLLKYLDTVQKDQPKMVMEYWTGWFDNWGGPHYVFDADEMVNTVASILKTGASINLYMFHGGTNFGFMNGALEADEYKSDVTSYDYDAVLTEAGDYTSKFFKLRQLFSMVIGQPLPLPPMIESKASYGAILLHQYISLWDVLPALLQPIKSEFPVNMENLPLNASTGQPYGYVLYETVIFGGGHLHTRDHVRDRAQVFVNTVYVGELDYNTVELSIPEGQGFRQLRLLVENRGRVNYGLALNEQRKGLIGDVFLNKTPLRNFKIYSLEMKPAFMKSLQHVSGWSTVPDYFVGPAFFRGRLWIEQQPQDTFLKLQGWEKGVVFVNGQNLGRYWKIGPQETLYLPGPWLRRGGNEIVIFEERTAGRIIQSVDIPYLGRTQYVD; this comes from the exons ATGTGGCCGTGCGGGGGCCGGCGCCAGCGCCGCCTCGGGGGCGTCGCGCTGCTCCTCGTcgtgctgtggctgctgctgcgcAG GTATTacccctgcctgctgccggTTGTTTCAGAGCCCTGTGAGAATGCTGTGCTACTCAG gtTTAACTGGAGCGAGCTGACCcctctggggctgtgggggaggACCCTGGGCTTGCAGACAGAGAACTCCCAGTTCCTGCTGGAAGGGATGCCCTTCCGCATATTCGGGGGTTCCATGCACTACTTCCGAGTGCCCCGCGAGTACTGGGAGGATCGGATGCTCAAAATGAGAGCGTGTGGCCTCAACACCCTCACCAC GTACGTGCCATGGAACCTGCACGAAAAGGAAAGAGGCAAGTTTGACTTCAGTAAAAACCTGGATCTAAG GGCCTTCCTTTCCCTGGCAGCTAAAAACGGGCTGTGGGTGATTCTGCGCCCTGGGCCTTACATCTGCTCAGAGTGGGACCTCGGGGGTCTGCCCAG ctggctgctgcaggaccccGAGATGCAGCTGAGGACAACGTACAAGGGCTTCACAGAAGCTGTGGACGCCTACTTTGACCGCCTGATGAGCGTTGTTGTCCCTCTCCAG TACAAGAAAGGAGGTCCCATCATTGCAGTCCAGGTGGAGAATGAATATGGTTCCTATGCCAAAGACCCAAACTACATGACCTATGTCAAAATG GCCCTGCTGAACAGAGGGATTGTGGAGCTGCTGATGACCTCAGACAACAAGAATGGGCTGTCCTTTGGCTTGGTGGAAGGAG CACTGGCCACTGTTAACTTTCAGAAACTGGAGCCTGGGCTGCTGAAATACCTGGACACAGTACAG AAAGACCAGCCTAAGATGGTGATGGAGTACTGGACTGGGTGGTTTGATAACTGGGGAGGCCCTCACTATGTCTTTGATGCAGATG AGATGGTGAATACTGTAGCAAGCATCCTCAAAACAGGAGCATCCATCAACCTCTACATGTTCCATGGAGGCACCAACTTTGGCTTCATGAACGGGGCTTTGGAAGCTGATGAGTACAAGTCAGATGTCACCAGTTATG aTTATGATGCTGTGCTGACAGAGGCTGGGGACTACACATCCAAATTCTTCAAGCTGCGACAACTCTTCAGCATGGTCATTG GCCAgccccttcctctgcctcccaTGATTGAGAGCAAGGCCTCCTACGGTGCCATCCTCTTGCACCAGTACATCTCtctctgggatgtgctgccagCACTTTTACAG CCCATCAAGTCAGAATTCCCTGTGAACATGGAGAATCTGCCTCTGAACGCCAGCACTGGGCAGCCCTATGGATATGTGCTCTACGAGACTGTCATTTTTGGGGGGGGCCACCTGCACACCAGGGACCACGTCCGGGACCGGGCACAG GTGTTTGTTAACACCGTGTATGTGGGGGAGCTGGACTACAACACGGTGGAGCTCTCCATCCCTGAGGGACAG GGCTTCAGGCAGCTGAGGCTCCTGGTGGAGAACCGTGGCCGTGTCAATTATGGGCTGGCACTGAACGAGCAGAGGAAAG GCTTAATTGGTGACGTCTTCTTGAATAAAACCCCCTTGAGGAACTTCAAGATTTACAGTTTGGAGATGAAACCTGCTTTCATGAAAAG CTTGCAGCACGTGTCTGGCTGGAGCACAGTCCCGGATTATTTCGTGGGGCCGGCGTTCTTCCGCGGGAGGCTGTGGAtagagcagcagccacaggacacCTTCTTGAAGCTGCAG ggctgggagaaagGAGTGGTGTTTGTCAATGGTCAGAACCTGGGAAGATACTGGAAGATTGGACCTCAGGAAACTCTTTACCTTCCTGGGCCCTGGCTACGGAGAGGGGGCAACGAG ATTGTGATCTTCGAGGAGCGCACGGCGGGCCGGATCATCCAGTCCGTGGACATCCCTTACTTGGGACGGACCCAGTACGTGGACTGA
- the LOC128799294 gene encoding beta-galactosidase-1-like protein 2 isoform X5 encodes MWPCGGRRQRRLGGVALLLVVLWLLLRRYYPCLLPVVSEPCENAVLLRFNWSELTPLGLWGRTLGLQTENSQFLLEGMPFRIFGGSMHYFRVPREYWEDRMLKMRACGLNTLTTYVPWNLHEKERGKFDFSKNLDLRAFLSLAAKNGLWVILRPGPYICSEWDLGGLPSWLLQDPEMQLRTTYKGFTEAVDAYFDRLMSVVVPLQYKKGGPIIAVQVENEYGSYAKDPNYMTYVKMALLNRGIVELLMTSDNKNGLSFGLVEGALATVNFQKLEPGLLKYLDTVQKDQPKMVMEYWTGWFDNWGGPHYVFDADEMVNTVASILKTGASINLYMFHGGTNFGFMNGALEADEYKSDVTSYDYDAVLTEAGDYTSKFFKLRQLFSMVIGQPLPLPPMIESKASYGAILLHQYISLWDVLPALLQPIKSEFPVNMENLPLNASTGQPYGYVLYETVIFGGGHLHTRDHVRDRAQVFVNTVYVGELDYNTVELSIPEGQQGFRQLRLLVENRGRVNYGLALNEQRKGLIGDVFLNKTPLRNFKIYSLEMKPAFMKSLQHVSGWSTVPDYFVGPAFFRGRLWIEQQPQDTFLKLQIVIFEERTAGRIIQSVDIPYLGRTQYVD; translated from the exons ATGTGGCCGTGCGGGGGCCGGCGCCAGCGCCGCCTCGGGGGCGTCGCGCTGCTCCTCGTcgtgctgtggctgctgctgcgcAG GTATTacccctgcctgctgccggTTGTTTCAGAGCCCTGTGAGAATGCTGTGCTACTCAG gtTTAACTGGAGCGAGCTGACCcctctggggctgtgggggaggACCCTGGGCTTGCAGACAGAGAACTCCCAGTTCCTGCTGGAAGGGATGCCCTTCCGCATATTCGGGGGTTCCATGCACTACTTCCGAGTGCCCCGCGAGTACTGGGAGGATCGGATGCTCAAAATGAGAGCGTGTGGCCTCAACACCCTCACCAC GTACGTGCCATGGAACCTGCACGAAAAGGAAAGAGGCAAGTTTGACTTCAGTAAAAACCTGGATCTAAG GGCCTTCCTTTCCCTGGCAGCTAAAAACGGGCTGTGGGTGATTCTGCGCCCTGGGCCTTACATCTGCTCAGAGTGGGACCTCGGGGGTCTGCCCAG ctggctgctgcaggaccccGAGATGCAGCTGAGGACAACGTACAAGGGCTTCACAGAAGCTGTGGACGCCTACTTTGACCGCCTGATGAGCGTTGTTGTCCCTCTCCAG TACAAGAAAGGAGGTCCCATCATTGCAGTCCAGGTGGAGAATGAATATGGTTCCTATGCCAAAGACCCAAACTACATGACCTATGTCAAAATG GCCCTGCTGAACAGAGGGATTGTGGAGCTGCTGATGACCTCAGACAACAAGAATGGGCTGTCCTTTGGCTTGGTGGAAGGAG CACTGGCCACTGTTAACTTTCAGAAACTGGAGCCTGGGCTGCTGAAATACCTGGACACAGTACAG AAAGACCAGCCTAAGATGGTGATGGAGTACTGGACTGGGTGGTTTGATAACTGGGGAGGCCCTCACTATGTCTTTGATGCAGATG AGATGGTGAATACTGTAGCAAGCATCCTCAAAACAGGAGCATCCATCAACCTCTACATGTTCCATGGAGGCACCAACTTTGGCTTCATGAACGGGGCTTTGGAAGCTGATGAGTACAAGTCAGATGTCACCAGTTATG aTTATGATGCTGTGCTGACAGAGGCTGGGGACTACACATCCAAATTCTTCAAGCTGCGACAACTCTTCAGCATGGTCATTG GCCAgccccttcctctgcctcccaTGATTGAGAGCAAGGCCTCCTACGGTGCCATCCTCTTGCACCAGTACATCTCtctctgggatgtgctgccagCACTTTTACAG CCCATCAAGTCAGAATTCCCTGTGAACATGGAGAATCTGCCTCTGAACGCCAGCACTGGGCAGCCCTATGGATATGTGCTCTACGAGACTGTCATTTTTGGGGGGGGCCACCTGCACACCAGGGACCACGTCCGGGACCGGGCACAG GTGTTTGTTAACACCGTGTATGTGGGGGAGCTGGACTACAACACGGTGGAGCTCTCCATCCCTGAGGGACAG CAGGGCTTCAGGCAGCTGAGGCTCCTGGTGGAGAACCGTGGCCGTGTCAATTATGGGCTGGCACTGAACGAGCAGAGGAAAG GCTTAATTGGTGACGTCTTCTTGAATAAAACCCCCTTGAGGAACTTCAAGATTTACAGTTTGGAGATGAAACCTGCTTTCATGAAAAG CTTGCAGCACGTGTCTGGCTGGAGCACAGTCCCGGATTATTTCGTGGGGCCGGCGTTCTTCCGCGGGAGGCTGTGGAtagagcagcagccacaggacacCTTCTTGAAGCTGCAG ATTGTGATCTTCGAGGAGCGCACGGCGGGCCGGATCATCCAGTCCGTGGACATCCCTTACTTGGGACGGACCCAGTACGTGGACTGA
- the LOC128799294 gene encoding beta-galactosidase-1-like protein 2 isoform X1 → MWPCGGRRQRRLGGVALLLVVLWLLLRRYYPCLLPVVSEPCENAVLLRFNWSELTPLGLWGRTLGLQTENSQFLLEGMPFRIFGGSMHYFRVPREYWEDRMLKMRACGLNTLTTYVPWNLHEKERGKFDFSKNLDLRAFLSLAAKNGLWVILRPGPYICSEWDLGGLPSWLLQDPEMQLRTTYKGFTEAVDAYFDRLMSVVVPLQYKKGGPIIAVQVENEYGSYAKDPNYMTYVKMALLNRGIVELLMTSDNKNGLSFGLVEGALATVNFQKLEPGLLKYLDTVQKDQPKMVMEYWTGWFDNWGGPHYVFDADEMVNTVASILKTGASINLYMFHGGTNFGFMNGALEADEYKSDVTSYDYDAVLTEAGDYTSKFFKLRQLFSMVIGQPLPLPPMIESKASYGAILLHQYISLWDVLPALLQPIKSEFPVNMENLPLNASTGQPYGYVLYETVIFGGGHLHTRDHVRDRAQVFVNTVYVGELDYNTVELSIPEGQQGFRQLRLLVENRGRVNYGLALNEQRKGLIGDVFLNKTPLRNFKIYSLEMKPAFMKSLQHVSGWSTVPDYFVGPAFFRGRLWIEQQPQDTFLKLQGWEKGVVFVNGQNLGRYWKIGPQETLYLPGPWLRRGGNEIVIFEERTAGRIIQSVDIPYLGRTQYVD, encoded by the exons ATGTGGCCGTGCGGGGGCCGGCGCCAGCGCCGCCTCGGGGGCGTCGCGCTGCTCCTCGTcgtgctgtggctgctgctgcgcAG GTATTacccctgcctgctgccggTTGTTTCAGAGCCCTGTGAGAATGCTGTGCTACTCAG gtTTAACTGGAGCGAGCTGACCcctctggggctgtgggggaggACCCTGGGCTTGCAGACAGAGAACTCCCAGTTCCTGCTGGAAGGGATGCCCTTCCGCATATTCGGGGGTTCCATGCACTACTTCCGAGTGCCCCGCGAGTACTGGGAGGATCGGATGCTCAAAATGAGAGCGTGTGGCCTCAACACCCTCACCAC GTACGTGCCATGGAACCTGCACGAAAAGGAAAGAGGCAAGTTTGACTTCAGTAAAAACCTGGATCTAAG GGCCTTCCTTTCCCTGGCAGCTAAAAACGGGCTGTGGGTGATTCTGCGCCCTGGGCCTTACATCTGCTCAGAGTGGGACCTCGGGGGTCTGCCCAG ctggctgctgcaggaccccGAGATGCAGCTGAGGACAACGTACAAGGGCTTCACAGAAGCTGTGGACGCCTACTTTGACCGCCTGATGAGCGTTGTTGTCCCTCTCCAG TACAAGAAAGGAGGTCCCATCATTGCAGTCCAGGTGGAGAATGAATATGGTTCCTATGCCAAAGACCCAAACTACATGACCTATGTCAAAATG GCCCTGCTGAACAGAGGGATTGTGGAGCTGCTGATGACCTCAGACAACAAGAATGGGCTGTCCTTTGGCTTGGTGGAAGGAG CACTGGCCACTGTTAACTTTCAGAAACTGGAGCCTGGGCTGCTGAAATACCTGGACACAGTACAG AAAGACCAGCCTAAGATGGTGATGGAGTACTGGACTGGGTGGTTTGATAACTGGGGAGGCCCTCACTATGTCTTTGATGCAGATG AGATGGTGAATACTGTAGCAAGCATCCTCAAAACAGGAGCATCCATCAACCTCTACATGTTCCATGGAGGCACCAACTTTGGCTTCATGAACGGGGCTTTGGAAGCTGATGAGTACAAGTCAGATGTCACCAGTTATG aTTATGATGCTGTGCTGACAGAGGCTGGGGACTACACATCCAAATTCTTCAAGCTGCGACAACTCTTCAGCATGGTCATTG GCCAgccccttcctctgcctcccaTGATTGAGAGCAAGGCCTCCTACGGTGCCATCCTCTTGCACCAGTACATCTCtctctgggatgtgctgccagCACTTTTACAG CCCATCAAGTCAGAATTCCCTGTGAACATGGAGAATCTGCCTCTGAACGCCAGCACTGGGCAGCCCTATGGATATGTGCTCTACGAGACTGTCATTTTTGGGGGGGGCCACCTGCACACCAGGGACCACGTCCGGGACCGGGCACAG GTGTTTGTTAACACCGTGTATGTGGGGGAGCTGGACTACAACACGGTGGAGCTCTCCATCCCTGAGGGACAG CAGGGCTTCAGGCAGCTGAGGCTCCTGGTGGAGAACCGTGGCCGTGTCAATTATGGGCTGGCACTGAACGAGCAGAGGAAAG GCTTAATTGGTGACGTCTTCTTGAATAAAACCCCCTTGAGGAACTTCAAGATTTACAGTTTGGAGATGAAACCTGCTTTCATGAAAAG CTTGCAGCACGTGTCTGGCTGGAGCACAGTCCCGGATTATTTCGTGGGGCCGGCGTTCTTCCGCGGGAGGCTGTGGAtagagcagcagccacaggacacCTTCTTGAAGCTGCAG ggctgggagaaagGAGTGGTGTTTGTCAATGGTCAGAACCTGGGAAGATACTGGAAGATTGGACCTCAGGAAACTCTTTACCTTCCTGGGCCCTGGCTACGGAGAGGGGGCAACGAG ATTGTGATCTTCGAGGAGCGCACGGCGGGCCGGATCATCCAGTCCGTGGACATCCCTTACTTGGGACGGACCCAGTACGTGGACTGA
- the LOC128799294 gene encoding beta-galactosidase-1-like protein 2 isoform X6 produces the protein MWPCGGRRQRRLGGVALLLVVLWLLLRRFNWSELTPLGLWGRTLGLQTENSQFLLEGMPFRIFGGSMHYFRVPREYWEDRMLKMRACGLNTLTTYVPWNLHEKERGKFDFSKNLDLRAFLSLAAKNGLWVILRPGPYICSEWDLGGLPSWLLQDPEMQLRTTYKGFTEAVDAYFDRLMSVVVPLQYKKGGPIIAVQVENEYGSYAKDPNYMTYVKMALLNRGIVELLMTSDNKNGLSFGLVEGALATVNFQKLEPGLLKYLDTVQKDQPKMVMEYWTGWFDNWGGPHYVFDADEMVNTVASILKTGASINLYMFHGGTNFGFMNGALEADEYKSDVTSYDYDAVLTEAGDYTSKFFKLRQLFSMVIGQPLPLPPMIESKASYGAILLHQYISLWDVLPALLQPIKSEFPVNMENLPLNASTGQPYGYVLYETVIFGGGHLHTRDHVRDRAQVFVNTVYVGELDYNTVELSIPEGQGFRQLRLLVENRGRVNYGLALNEQRKGLIGDVFLNKTPLRNFKIYSLEMKPAFMKSLQHVSGWSTVPDYFVGPAFFRGRLWIEQQPQDTFLKLQGWEKGVVFVNGQNLGRYWKIGPQETLYLPGPWLRRGGNEIVIFEERTAGRIIQSVDIPYLGRTQYVD, from the exons ATGTGGCCGTGCGGGGGCCGGCGCCAGCGCCGCCTCGGGGGCGTCGCGCTGCTCCTCGTcgtgctgtggctgctgctgcgcAG gtTTAACTGGAGCGAGCTGACCcctctggggctgtgggggaggACCCTGGGCTTGCAGACAGAGAACTCCCAGTTCCTGCTGGAAGGGATGCCCTTCCGCATATTCGGGGGTTCCATGCACTACTTCCGAGTGCCCCGCGAGTACTGGGAGGATCGGATGCTCAAAATGAGAGCGTGTGGCCTCAACACCCTCACCAC GTACGTGCCATGGAACCTGCACGAAAAGGAAAGAGGCAAGTTTGACTTCAGTAAAAACCTGGATCTAAG GGCCTTCCTTTCCCTGGCAGCTAAAAACGGGCTGTGGGTGATTCTGCGCCCTGGGCCTTACATCTGCTCAGAGTGGGACCTCGGGGGTCTGCCCAG ctggctgctgcaggaccccGAGATGCAGCTGAGGACAACGTACAAGGGCTTCACAGAAGCTGTGGACGCCTACTTTGACCGCCTGATGAGCGTTGTTGTCCCTCTCCAG TACAAGAAAGGAGGTCCCATCATTGCAGTCCAGGTGGAGAATGAATATGGTTCCTATGCCAAAGACCCAAACTACATGACCTATGTCAAAATG GCCCTGCTGAACAGAGGGATTGTGGAGCTGCTGATGACCTCAGACAACAAGAATGGGCTGTCCTTTGGCTTGGTGGAAGGAG CACTGGCCACTGTTAACTTTCAGAAACTGGAGCCTGGGCTGCTGAAATACCTGGACACAGTACAG AAAGACCAGCCTAAGATGGTGATGGAGTACTGGACTGGGTGGTTTGATAACTGGGGAGGCCCTCACTATGTCTTTGATGCAGATG AGATGGTGAATACTGTAGCAAGCATCCTCAAAACAGGAGCATCCATCAACCTCTACATGTTCCATGGAGGCACCAACTTTGGCTTCATGAACGGGGCTTTGGAAGCTGATGAGTACAAGTCAGATGTCACCAGTTATG aTTATGATGCTGTGCTGACAGAGGCTGGGGACTACACATCCAAATTCTTCAAGCTGCGACAACTCTTCAGCATGGTCATTG GCCAgccccttcctctgcctcccaTGATTGAGAGCAAGGCCTCCTACGGTGCCATCCTCTTGCACCAGTACATCTCtctctgggatgtgctgccagCACTTTTACAG CCCATCAAGTCAGAATTCCCTGTGAACATGGAGAATCTGCCTCTGAACGCCAGCACTGGGCAGCCCTATGGATATGTGCTCTACGAGACTGTCATTTTTGGGGGGGGCCACCTGCACACCAGGGACCACGTCCGGGACCGGGCACAG GTGTTTGTTAACACCGTGTATGTGGGGGAGCTGGACTACAACACGGTGGAGCTCTCCATCCCTGAGGGACAG GGCTTCAGGCAGCTGAGGCTCCTGGTGGAGAACCGTGGCCGTGTCAATTATGGGCTGGCACTGAACGAGCAGAGGAAAG GCTTAATTGGTGACGTCTTCTTGAATAAAACCCCCTTGAGGAACTTCAAGATTTACAGTTTGGAGATGAAACCTGCTTTCATGAAAAG CTTGCAGCACGTGTCTGGCTGGAGCACAGTCCCGGATTATTTCGTGGGGCCGGCGTTCTTCCGCGGGAGGCTGTGGAtagagcagcagccacaggacacCTTCTTGAAGCTGCAG ggctgggagaaagGAGTGGTGTTTGTCAATGGTCAGAACCTGGGAAGATACTGGAAGATTGGACCTCAGGAAACTCTTTACCTTCCTGGGCCCTGGCTACGGAGAGGGGGCAACGAG ATTGTGATCTTCGAGGAGCGCACGGCGGGCCGGATCATCCAGTCCGTGGACATCCCTTACTTGGGACGGACCCAGTACGTGGACTGA
- the LOC128799294 gene encoding beta-galactosidase-1-like protein 2 isoform X3, which translates to MWPCGGRRQRRLGGVALLLVVLWLLLRRFNWSELTPLGLWGRTLGLQTENSQFLLEGMPFRIFGGSMHYFRVPREYWEDRMLKMRACGLNTLTTYVPWNLHEKERGKFDFSKNLDLRAFLSLAAKNGLWVILRPGPYICSEWDLGGLPSWLLQDPEMQLRTTYKGFTEAVDAYFDRLMSVVVPLQYKKGGPIIAVQVENEYGSYAKDPNYMTYVKMALLNRGIVELLMTSDNKNGLSFGLVEGALATVNFQKLEPGLLKYLDTVQKDQPKMVMEYWTGWFDNWGGPHYVFDADEMVNTVASILKTGASINLYMFHGGTNFGFMNGALEADEYKSDVTSYDYDAVLTEAGDYTSKFFKLRQLFSMVIGQPLPLPPMIESKASYGAILLHQYISLWDVLPALLQPIKSEFPVNMENLPLNASTGQPYGYVLYETVIFGGGHLHTRDHVRDRAQVFVNTVYVGELDYNTVELSIPEGQQGFRQLRLLVENRGRVNYGLALNEQRKGLIGDVFLNKTPLRNFKIYSLEMKPAFMKSLQHVSGWSTVPDYFVGPAFFRGRLWIEQQPQDTFLKLQGWEKGVVFVNGQNLGRYWKIGPQETLYLPGPWLRRGGNEIVIFEERTAGRIIQSVDIPYLGRTQYVD; encoded by the exons ATGTGGCCGTGCGGGGGCCGGCGCCAGCGCCGCCTCGGGGGCGTCGCGCTGCTCCTCGTcgtgctgtggctgctgctgcgcAG gtTTAACTGGAGCGAGCTGACCcctctggggctgtgggggaggACCCTGGGCTTGCAGACAGAGAACTCCCAGTTCCTGCTGGAAGGGATGCCCTTCCGCATATTCGGGGGTTCCATGCACTACTTCCGAGTGCCCCGCGAGTACTGGGAGGATCGGATGCTCAAAATGAGAGCGTGTGGCCTCAACACCCTCACCAC GTACGTGCCATGGAACCTGCACGAAAAGGAAAGAGGCAAGTTTGACTTCAGTAAAAACCTGGATCTAAG GGCCTTCCTTTCCCTGGCAGCTAAAAACGGGCTGTGGGTGATTCTGCGCCCTGGGCCTTACATCTGCTCAGAGTGGGACCTCGGGGGTCTGCCCAG ctggctgctgcaggaccccGAGATGCAGCTGAGGACAACGTACAAGGGCTTCACAGAAGCTGTGGACGCCTACTTTGACCGCCTGATGAGCGTTGTTGTCCCTCTCCAG TACAAGAAAGGAGGTCCCATCATTGCAGTCCAGGTGGAGAATGAATATGGTTCCTATGCCAAAGACCCAAACTACATGACCTATGTCAAAATG GCCCTGCTGAACAGAGGGATTGTGGAGCTGCTGATGACCTCAGACAACAAGAATGGGCTGTCCTTTGGCTTGGTGGAAGGAG CACTGGCCACTGTTAACTTTCAGAAACTGGAGCCTGGGCTGCTGAAATACCTGGACACAGTACAG AAAGACCAGCCTAAGATGGTGATGGAGTACTGGACTGGGTGGTTTGATAACTGGGGAGGCCCTCACTATGTCTTTGATGCAGATG AGATGGTGAATACTGTAGCAAGCATCCTCAAAACAGGAGCATCCATCAACCTCTACATGTTCCATGGAGGCACCAACTTTGGCTTCATGAACGGGGCTTTGGAAGCTGATGAGTACAAGTCAGATGTCACCAGTTATG aTTATGATGCTGTGCTGACAGAGGCTGGGGACTACACATCCAAATTCTTCAAGCTGCGACAACTCTTCAGCATGGTCATTG GCCAgccccttcctctgcctcccaTGATTGAGAGCAAGGCCTCCTACGGTGCCATCCTCTTGCACCAGTACATCTCtctctgggatgtgctgccagCACTTTTACAG CCCATCAAGTCAGAATTCCCTGTGAACATGGAGAATCTGCCTCTGAACGCCAGCACTGGGCAGCCCTATGGATATGTGCTCTACGAGACTGTCATTTTTGGGGGGGGCCACCTGCACACCAGGGACCACGTCCGGGACCGGGCACAG GTGTTTGTTAACACCGTGTATGTGGGGGAGCTGGACTACAACACGGTGGAGCTCTCCATCCCTGAGGGACAG CAGGGCTTCAGGCAGCTGAGGCTCCTGGTGGAGAACCGTGGCCGTGTCAATTATGGGCTGGCACTGAACGAGCAGAGGAAAG GCTTAATTGGTGACGTCTTCTTGAATAAAACCCCCTTGAGGAACTTCAAGATTTACAGTTTGGAGATGAAACCTGCTTTCATGAAAAG CTTGCAGCACGTGTCTGGCTGGAGCACAGTCCCGGATTATTTCGTGGGGCCGGCGTTCTTCCGCGGGAGGCTGTGGAtagagcagcagccacaggacacCTTCTTGAAGCTGCAG ggctgggagaaagGAGTGGTGTTTGTCAATGGTCAGAACCTGGGAAGATACTGGAAGATTGGACCTCAGGAAACTCTTTACCTTCCTGGGCCCTGGCTACGGAGAGGGGGCAACGAG ATTGTGATCTTCGAGGAGCGCACGGCGGGCCGGATCATCCAGTCCGTGGACATCCCTTACTTGGGACGGACCCAGTACGTGGACTGA